A genomic window from Pygocentrus nattereri isolate fPygNat1 chromosome 22, fPygNat1.pri, whole genome shotgun sequence includes:
- the fgfbp2b gene encoding fibroblast growth factor-binding protein 2b: MRAACRASILLACWVWAVHAQAQTSHSISKQDNSNQGNVTTSQSTSIKQHQPEPQQRSSILDEPIRFSTKAQDACTMVISGQGDFTKLRVSCKNKGKSYWCDYLGKPNLCRPYNNNPRHYFTQIMWEMRKISNACQGLRTYKPQMCRSAVDEAQMVFHNSWPKTFTPRPAQASQDRVQTQPKQPQPSKTGATSKPPTPPKVLPKPQQPAKPVSKPGPKPVQPRKPTKSTTPKPTAEAESRANKLAEEYCWRSLQGICAYFIGWFQN; this comes from the coding sequence ATGAGAGCAGCTTGCAGGGCCTCCATCCTGCTGGCTTGTTGGGTTTGGGCTGTCCATGCCCAAGCTCAGACTAGCCACAGCATCAGTAAACAAGACAACAGCAACCAGGGCAACGTAACAACCAGCCAGTCAACCAGCATCAAGCAGCACCAGCCGGAACCTCAACAAAGAAGCAGCATCTTGGACGAGCCGATCCGCTTCAGTACCAAAGCCCAAGATGCTTGCACAATGGTGATCTCAGGCCAGGGAGACTTCACCAAGCTTCGGGTCTCCTGCAAGAACAAGGGCAAGTCCTACTGGTGCGACTATCTGGGAAAGCCCAACCTGTGCCGGCCCTACAACAACAACCCACGCCACTACTTCACCCAGATCATGTGGGAGATGCGAAAGATCTCAAACGCCTGCCAGGGACTCCGGACGTACAAGCCCCAGATGTGCCGCTCGGCCGTGGACGAAGCCCAGATGGTGTTCCACAACTCTTGGCCCAAGACATTCACCCCCCGGCCAGCCCAAGCTTCACAGGACCGTGTTCAGACCCAGCCGAAACAACCACAGCCTTCCAAGACTGGCGCCACCTCCAAGCCACCAACACCACCCAAAGTGCTTCCTAAGCCACAACAGCCTGCAAAACCAGTCAGCAAACCTGGTCCCAAACCCGTCCAACCTCGCAAACCCACCAAAAGCACTACACCAAAACCCACTGCGGAGGCAGAGAGCCGGGCAAACAAACTAGCAGAGGAGTACTGCTGGAGAAGCCTCCAAGGCATCTGTGCCTACTTCATTGGATGGTTCCAGAACTAA